The DNA window tcgggctggtgtttttgatgccaaatgacttcaaaatgcataatgcgtcaaaatttgatgtaatctcacaaaattttttttgacgaaaattgacttttttggacgatttttgttcaaaggggggagtataggaaaatttcgaaatcgaATTCGCATTTTCGATgtcaaatgaatttaaaatgcatgaaacgtcgagatttgatggaatctcgaaaaaaattttaacgaaagttcttttttggactttttttgttcaaaagggggaaaatttcaaaatcgggctggtatttttgatgccaaatgacttcaaaatgcataaagcgtcaaaatttgatgcaatctcacaaaaaattttttgacgaaaattgacttttttgacgatttttgttcaaaggggggagtataggaaaatttcaaaatcgaattcgcATTTTCGATgtcaaatgaatttaaaatgcatgaaacgtcgagatttgatgcaatctcgagaaaaattttttttaacgaaagttcttttttggaatttttttgttcaaaagggggaaaatttcaaaatcgggctggtattattgatgccaaatgatttcaaaatgcataaagcgtcaaaatttgatgtaatctgacaaaaaaaaatttgacgaaaattgacttttttgacgatttttgttcaaaggggggagtaaaggaaaatttcaaaatcgaatttgcattttcgatgccaaatgactttaaaatgcatgaaacgtcgagatttgatgcaatctcgaaatatattttttaacgaaagttcatttttggacttttttggtcCAAAGGTGGGAAATTTccaaaatcgggctggtatttttgatgccaaatgacttcaaaatgcataaagcgtcaaaatttgatgtaacatcacaaaaaaatttttgacgaaaattgtctttttttgacgatttttgttcaccATCCAGCCTAGTTTGCATATCGTACATAATAAACTCACTGCTTTATTCATCCAGTCATTCTCATCCAAAATTGCCCTAATTTTCTCTTCCCAGAACAGATCGTCGCATAATTGAGAATCAAGCAGCCAAACACCCGAGAGCGTGTGCTCCCATGCAATGCATACGCTGAGGTGTAATGATACGACCACAACAACGGCCACCGCAACGGGAGCCATAACCGGTACTAGTAGCAGTACTGCCAGTGTCGCCGGAACTGTTGGTTCGGCAGTTTGTGCTAGTGTAGCGGGTACATCGATTTTGCAattacaacagcaacaacagtcACCCCTGCAGccacaacaacagcagcagcaagcaCAACAACAATCACCTTCATCTCAACTAACAAAAGGTGGTCCTGTGCGGTTAAACGGCATCAAAGGCTACCAGAACCGAACTAACCATATCATCTACTGTCCACCGCTGTTAAGGTCCAAGGATGATTGTACGGCGGTTGTGTACTTTGGTGGAGATGTGCAGGTATTTTAAACACTTtaacaattatttttcaaacatttttgctTACAATTGCTACTCCTACAGGACATCCCGGAAAAAATGGAAACCAACCGGGACAACAAAAACTACATCAAGTGGAACTTGGAAAATACCGCCCTGTTGCTGCGGGACTCCTTCCCTCGGGCACACATAATAGTGGTCCGACCGATGCGCATGGAGTACAGCACGTTCAGCTGTTTCGACAACTTTGTCCGCGGCAACAATGCCGGCATTCCAGATCATACGCCAATGCACTATTCACTGCAGCATTTAGAAGAGTAAGTAAACCTGCGGTTCGTTTCTTGATTGGGTGATTAATAGCTTTGTTTCTCATTGAAGATTGCTTAataatttgacgaaaaaattaacaaaacctgTGTTAGAGCAGGATTTGCTGCACAAGCTGATAGCGGCAACCAACTCGACACTTTGTGGAACAAACCACGAGGGCAGTCAGGACATGGAGGTGGATGCACATCAGGTAATTAACTGTTTACAATTATTGCGGGGGTCAGGCGACATTCGAACTCTAGTTTAGGAATTTCTTGATTTACCAGTAAAATTATTTCCGTTTACCTTCGCAGTCAGACTTGCAGAACAATGCGGTGGCCGCCGCAGCCGCCACCGGTACGAGCGCATCCGCTTCATCCTCCCTACTTAGCAGCAATAGTGCCAGCAGTGCGGACATCAACGAGTTGCTGTGGTGGCGTGAAAACCTGAACCTGGACAAGGCAAACCTCGCACTGATGGGCTTCAGCAAAGGTTGTGTCGTGCTGAATCAGTTCATCTACGAGTTTCATTACTATAAGACCCTTACGCCGGACGACAGCACAATGATGCGACTGGTTTCCCGAATAAAGGACATGTACTGGCTGGACGGGGGACACGGGGGTGGCAAAAACACCTGGATTACCTCCCGAAGTCTGCTGGAAACGTTGTGTCGGTTAGGGATAAGCGTACACGTTCACGTTACGCCATATCAAATCCAGGACGATCATCGGCCGTGGATTCGGAAGGAGGAAAAAGCATTTACCGATTTGCTGAAACGGCTTGGGGCTCCCTTCGATCGGCACCTCTATCCGAGTGAGGCCAATTCGACAAATTTGTTCACCCACTTTGAGGTACTGAATCGTTTCCGACAGTATCAGATCAATGTTTTTGCACAGCAACATctacagcaacagcagcagcagcagctgacCGCGACTAATTTGTCTACCACCTCCTCGGAGGACAGTGTCCAACAGGATCCGCAGGCGCAAGCGATGCTTGGCCAGGACGAGGGCGTTGGACAAACGAGTGAACCGGTGGAAATGATTATCGGCAACGATACGGATATTGAGGAGGAGAAGATTGTCGACGATGACGAGGAGGAAAATGGCCCCAAGTGATCGCATCATTGTACGTTACTATATTAGGCTACTACTAGAAGGTTAGCCAGAATCGTATTTTTCAAAAGTGTGATTCCAGTGAGGAGCAATCCGctaaggtaattttaaactcAGCGTACTTCACATTCATCAAAACATCCAACTATTTGTGATTTCAGGGTTGCTCTCTTTTTTACCAAGCAAAAGTCATCTTTGTCAGCATTTtctaatttttggttttgtgggAAACGTAAAAAAAACCCCACGGTATTTTGGTTGTGTGGTCAAGCAATTGTACAGCTAATCGGTATAACTTATAGCATGCCATTTATTTTGCGTATATCGTCAAACACAGATTGTACTGCTCCGAGAatagtttatatttttattttctaaaGATAAATTAGAAGGCAGGATTATATGAGAATCGCgtaatatatatattatattttaaataattttcctttGATTGTGTAAGGTTTACAATAATAATCTGGCTAAACGCAAATGGTTGGTTTTTGTGTCCGGTTTTCGAACGCAAACGCTGCTATCCACAGGGGGTCGATATTTCTGACTAGTGTTAAGCGATAAGAGATAACAAAAAAAGCAAAGAACTCAAGAAAGTATTCGGTTTGGATCCATATTTAGGGTGTCGGAAAGCGTGTATTTTTCGAACCACAAACGGAGTTTACACACAAAGCTTTAGGATGCAGCTTTTCGGGGAAAATTGTTGTTTCGAAAATGTCCTAAAATGTATCGTGAAGTAAGCAAAAGATTTTAAGGAATAGAAAGAAAACAATCAAAACGAAATTCAACAGTTTTTTTGGATGAATGGTCTAAGGTAGATGTTTGCTATAAAAAttgtgaataaaaatttaatgcGAAAGTAAGCGATTTTTCACGTTTGAATCTAGCAGCGTTCGGTGTTCGGATTTAATAGGAATTTGAAAGAATACTTCTAAAATCTTGTTAAAATTATAAGTTATTTCTCAGTCTGTTGCACtgccctcggcatgatactgtaccttgatgcggtccgggggcttttccaccaaagcagtattacagtgattatatcacagaaacttgggatacgattattttctttttagttaagctacattgtgatcaattttagtacttaacttggcgacctttattatccactgccatggtcaaataatatacaatgtgggttttgggcccaattctctctgcaggcgCTCTTCTTTTGTTGCTGTATTTTCAATTAGATTCATGCTAACATTaactaacacaaattgcttattcgCTCATGTACACTAAcagtctctcattccaaacgtacaaacgtggcctacgcgataacacaaacctgttcACAAGtgcgaacgcccgcgatctcgccaatattcaaactccccgattgattaggtgaacgttggaacctaagaacctaagctcgcgcaatcataaatcggtcacgtcttaggtctccgcccttgatcctagTAGCCCAAATTCATGTCTTTAGGACCAATAGAGGTagaaactagacaagacgtccacgcgcgatcattgaagaatacgcgaacatgcgaatggccacacgcttataaaaataatgtgtccacgcgaagttgcatacatactggcacacgcgacaaaaacgtccacatacaaacgctcgagtccttcgcgatcatccacgcacgaccacacccacaatctcgtaaaaagtataacaccccggtgactgaGTGAATGGTTtggcacttataaattaacaatcccagtctcgagagagagagaacctccaaatgcccgcgtttgcgcgatcatgaatcggtttcgacCAGAATCCCCTATTCTCGCCCCTAGCGGCAtaggtccaatgccttcaggtggatgAATCGAAGATATagtgctcatatccactaaactacataaaaatcgaatgtatacacacaaagtcacatacatacgacagacaaatataaaaatggttGAGCCCTTCGCGGCCATCCACGCAATCTATACTCGCGCTCTTCCAGGCATTATATCATCCCGGTAATAGTATGAACGTCTtagcacttgtaatcactcgggcgcggtctcaagcgtaaacctacagtcccccgcactcgcgcattcatgaatcgttcgcgtccggaagtctctatcctcgattccagaagtctaggtccatgccttaattgaatgaattagctctacagctccagtaggacaactctcgaaaaaaatcggcatattagtaatactcaataacaatactaactcctctctttatattatttttatttattttcggtctcatgcgttatattcttgtgatgaccttttcgagctcataatccaagaagagcaacattgctgccaacaatgattctgctctgccatcagacgtcgccaagttttagaacaatggagatgtattctcatactcgatggaaACAGATAAGTAGGGACGATCAACAAACTGTAAGTAGTATATTACATATTTCTTGTTTTCACGTATAAAATATTATccgtattaaaatattatttacaggctccacacatatctcaacacacacaaatacacaaatgcttgacaggtgactgggccaagtgcattcactcgtaggatctatcatttcgatgatcgcctcgattgtGCGAAAGcagtgcacaagtaagctgacataagctagtctcatctggtgaatgcatgtaacctggaaaccccagacacgacaggacgagacgcggacttacattacaatttcaatcatccacacacacctacgctcgcaatatcgccaacattaaaacacccccttacttaagtgaacttttcagcacctataactttataatcgcggtctcaagcattaacccatcactcgcgcgatcatagaccggctacattcggaattctctactctcgatcagcctagactcatgccttcagttggaccaatcaagaatgatgctcatattcactagacaacacgttcctctaccatacactaaaaattaattatcataTTCAGGGTCCGAGCGCGATAGTTCAAAAATACACGTGAATATGCAAATTGCCACACGAATCTaatatcgaatttatgcacgcaaagttagagacacgctagcattcaaatgctcgagcctttagcgatcacactattacacaattagtaaacgcccacgctaacccagacagatatgcactcctggactcgaacgctaaaaaccacatcttccacgcatacaccactcaggactgaacattagattcatacatacaaagcaacaagtaataattacaggtattcgtctggcaaccgggggaagtacatctcaaacgcagaacttatcatttcaatgatggccttggatctgcgttgcctgtgttcaaggcaccatagctttgtccgtcaggtcaaggatgtatgaaacccgctagccaccaccctcggccctagctgcccataaagggataaaaaaaaaaaaaaaaagttatttctcAGTCTGTTGCACTGTCTAAATTGTACataaaaacagtgaattttTCAAAAGAGTCGAAAAAAAGATCTCATGGGGCTGACGAAATCAGGACGCTACCGTACTATGCTgtcatcaaaatattccaaaaatgcGCCAGTATTATATACAAACTACCTACAATAATTTATTACGCAGCACGCAATCTTACATTCTCGCAGTCTGGTTCCACAGGAACGCTCTCTCGACAATCACAAATCAGAGGTTCTCCAGGTTTCCCTAGTAGGGGAACTTTTCCTTACAACTATTCCGACAGCGTAGTTTACCCCCCGTTTGCAGCTGCTGCTGACTGAGCCACTCATCGGAACCATCACAGCAGTCACAGACTCCATCGTTTACCCACGAACTAGGAACGGAAGTGTCACCTCCCCGTCCGGTTAGGTGACGTTTCTGAAACCGACAGTAGAAACGGCCCCGAGCGCACGCATTCGTACTGGGCTCATCGCTACCATCCTCCGGACAATCGCAGTAATCATCATTCACCCGGCTCCAACTGATCGCCCGCTTGCTTCGCAAGCAGTTGAATGTTGTTTGCAGGCGTTCGGAGTACGACTCCAGGTCGCTCAATCGAATACCCCTGTGAAAGATAAGCACATTTTTTACACACGCACCTATTAATCTAATCACACCTTCGCCTACCTGAGTATTCGCTTTTCGTAGTTCCCTATCTTCTCCACGTAGACGTACCGGCTGTCGTTGGTCGGTCCCTTCGGTCCCTCGAGGTTGCCGCTACGGTTCACACTCGCTACTCCTCCACCTTCGTCCCTCAAGCCGTTCGCTGGCGATGCTACCGTTGCTTCGGATACCGCTTCGTTTCCTACCGAATTAACACGTTCATTATTAGCCTGGTGTTGGTCCGATTCAAGCCGGACGAGCACGCCCGTCCCCGATTCCGTTTGCAACTGACTGATGTAGAAAAATTGGTAACCAAAGAAGACGATTGCCATCAGCAGCACTCCGAGCAGGGTCATCTTCAGCTTCTGTTTGTAGAACGGCTTGTAGTAGATGTTGTCCCGTTTGACCCATGTTTTACGCATTTTCCTGTATGTTGATGgtaaaaataaactatgaacTAACTAAGCCCTAGAGTCGTTGAATATCTGGCATCTATAGAGAAGATTCTTGAGTTTTTACGAGCCTAAACAGTCCTTATGAGATATGCACATCACTAATTCTGTTCTTTTATTTacgttttcgatattttttgacAAGTTTTGCTGACGTTAGCTTTTTTTCTTCATCAAAAAAGCCACAACGGCCAAAAATTGTACATAGATTTTTCGTGCTGTTTATCATTATTAAATCTGTTCGAGCAGTTTTCAGCTGTCCGGTCCTAAGTACGTCCGTTTGACCAACGTTGGACGACGTTCAAATAACCGTTCAGCAGACGTTCATcattagagcatgttcaggagtgtttcagttttagattcataattttgacagttctataatataaaactgaagattttaaaactagaacttgctctccccagcagcagttttagcggatgttctattcaatttaaaattcatgtctcgccatgccttcagcgttactgcattcaaatttatttttccccagtctatcgggtctaactgtctgtgctgaaaactttgcaagtatttaaaacacagttctaaacgtgttttaaaatcagcaacaaatagaacgacgtcgtataacagttttaaattttaaaacaaaactgttcgaaattataaaacaaaacgctctgctagggatgtgaatgtttcagttccagttctactttgaaactcctatacaaaataaaacactcctgaacatgcccttacgAACCgggttgaacgattttgaaacaatttttcgtGCTTCTTAGCGGGCGGTCAAACTATTCGGAAATTGATTAAGAATCATAAATAGATTCTTTATGGagagctcaaatgcaacaaacaaTTTCGAAGctgattgagtcggaatcggttgttgcatttgagctggaatccatacagCATCTATTCAGTATTCCGCACCTGTTCCGGAATTAATTTGACGGAAGTTCAAGAAAAGGTTGGATGGTCATAAAATGATTATTTTATTGCATACATGGACAGAATTCAACTTTTGAAGTGCAACAATGTACATGCTCAGCCCATTTAtatttcagaacgatttttaattgtttttttccTACGAAAATGTGAATCTAAATTTCGTTTTTCTACGCAAATGTACATGCTTGTTCGATTGATTGCCACCTGGGACGGGACTCGctgatagatgttttcttttgtttctaTTCATTTTACCTTTTCTCTCGCTTTCTCTCATTctgcctcacatattttaaacgCGCTGGAtgcatttcacagtatttttttatttcgtgtaTATAGGATTTGACAGTTCCCCATTCCATTCGacaaattttaggtccaatagaCATAATATAATAtctcaaaaaatatttcgttgtaatacgcaaaaacgattttttttgtttttttaaaataaatcttatgttaacatagacaaccatacataggaaaaccgcggttgtttacatctggcctatcaagacaacacccaaaatgaaaaaaaactatatgcattggatggtttttatgtcaaataaaaattctaacggcatcatttgtcgtgaaattcgatatgtcaaatgcttctgatagtgtcaaatcaagactgtcaacatatttattttaaatttaaattttattttcgtgTTTCGTGAGTTACAGTGCTGCTTCAAATTTGCTATCTTGAGCCGAAGATTTTTTATGATGTTTTGTTTCTTggaaaccatctttgatttgttCCGCAGTTCCTTTTTCAGATGAGTTTCCTGTTCCTCCAGATCAAGCATTTTCTCAGCGATCAAGATGCTTCGAATTGGATCATGCAGATAGTCATGGTCATGCTCGATacttttttgttaggggaaactttgccactgcgaccaccattcaggttatcttttgtggctgccccttgcccgaatccaatgtagttggaagcgaattgtttgtttgtccacatgtgtcgtcccaaccgtgtagtacattattaatgtagctgaggatccgtttgggacaggtatgctatatctcgtgaggcgtcataagatgctTTCCGATGTATCGCTCCCTTtgaagaaatagtactgcacaccggcagagaatatgttccgagctctcgggctcgtagttaTAAACtcgacaaatgtcatcttgacttttgccaatttttacagatgatacttagcaggacaatgtcccgtaaataaacctgtgattaaaCGTAAgtctttacgttttagatccattagttttttggctctcgttgtatctggatgtatgaatttcttagcttgtcgagcgccttctacgttacgccagtcgcttagtagttggtctcttgcccaagccgaaagttctagtttaatgacacaggtagatatacctagaaatggttctggtccaacaaacgtgtttgatgaaccacgcctggctaattcgtcggccctttcgttaccatcgattccttggtggccaggtacccagaatattattactttattccgagctgccagttgttgtaaagatgtgatgcactcccaaaccagtttggactcacatttcgacgaccttaatgccaacagtgctgcttggctgtccgagaagattgcgatttttgcatgtctgtagtttcgtttcctacaTACCTCCGAGCAGGTATATATTGCATATAATTCTGCCTGGAAAACTGTAGGCTactttcccattgatatcgcttctttaattcttggTCCGTAGACCGTCCCTTGCTCGATACTTGGGTATACTATTTTTAATATCGGCGCATCCATTATTTCACAGATGGAGTCGGCAGCAATTTTCATCGCACCAGCGATATCAAACAGAGGTTCGGGGTTTTCTGCTGTTTTTGCTCCTAGTTGTGACTCAGAATAGTTCGTTGATTCGTAATCACAGTCCATTGGAAAGGAGTCTTTACATTTGTTTTCTTCCGGATAACAGGAACTACAAATTTACGAAGGCTGAAATTATTACCATTGTTAAATTTCATTCAATATTTTGATTTATTCCGCCGTACCTTTGGCTTTTGTTGTCCTTGTTCATAAAATCACGTTCTTCGAAATGATCTTCACAAACAAATGCATTATCCGACAAACTTTCGTCCTCACATGTTCTTCTCCACGCGTTAGAATCTCTGGAATTTGAAGCGAAATAAAACAATTCCACGGCTTTGTTTTAAGTACATACTTGTTCTTAGCTATTATAACGAAAAACGACTTATTTGTGTTCATGGAGTTGTTATTACAACCTTTCATTCTACAACTTTTATACCCCAtagcaaaaatatttaatttgtaACAACACGCGACACGGTGACAGTTGGCGGCAGTGCTAACTTTGATGCGTAGAGAAAATCAAATTGATAACATCTGTATGTGGGGGAAAATGAGACTCACACCAACATACTCTGGTACCACCTTGGCTCGAAAGAGGTGCTGTTTTCAGTGTCGCTCGATTTttgacagagttgccagtcttcttgatatgagATCTTCGCTTTaagtcagagatcttgttccactatacttacacacgaatCCACAAATtctcacattcgttggctaaatgaagtgcactagacaaacaaaatacaagcgagaacacgtcaattgttaaaaaaaaacaattttaagattaagccaaacatgaaccgccatgtttgaaaaaaacaaaaacaaccaagtccatttcagccgctaGAAAATTTgcctaagtattgaaattgcctttaaatcgcatttgcaaattgcatttgttcctaggggcaattagcacaggcgagttgagtcaaacgtcaaactgtttaactCGCCTGACCATGTTTGTCCGCATTTTTTATTGACCGGGAAAGGGCAATTAGCGTATCCGAGTTAGCAAATAGCTTCCccttagccagcaacttgccctttttgattGGGCTGCACTGCTGCAGTCACCCggtgctggctaacggggggctatttgccaatgTGGATGCgctaatagggatctttaatttggaaaaattgtg is part of the Topomyia yanbarensis strain Yona2022 chromosome 1, ASM3024719v1, whole genome shotgun sequence genome and encodes:
- the LOC131685253 gene encoding uncharacterized protein LOC131685253 isoform X1, which codes for MRKTWVKRDNIYYKPFYKQKLKMTLLGVLLMAIVFFGYQFFYISQLQTESGTGVLVRLESDQHQANNERVNSVGNEAVSEATVASPANGLRDEGGGVASVNRSGNLEGPKGPTNDSRYVYVEKIGNYEKRILRGIRLSDLESYSERLQTTFNCLRSKRAISWSRVNDDYCDCPEDGSDEPSTNACARGRFYCRFQKRHLTGRGGDTSVPSSWVNDGVCDCCDGSDEWLSQQQLQTGGKLRCRNSCKEKFPY
- the LOC131685253 gene encoding uncharacterized protein LOC131685253 isoform X2, producing MRKTWVKRDNIYYKPFYKQKLKMTLLGVLLMAIVFFGYQFFYIRNEAVSEATVASPANGLRDEGGGVASVNRSGNLEGPKGPTNDSRYVYVEKIGNYEKRILRGIRLSDLESYSERLQTTFNCLRSKRAISWSRVNDDYCDCPEDGSDEPSTNACARGRFYCRFQKRHLTGRGGDTSVPSSWVNDGVCDCCDGSDEWLSQQQLQTGGKLRCRNSCKEKFPY
- the LOC131685233 gene encoding mitochondrial protein C2orf69 homolog produces the protein MHTLRCNDTTTTTATATGAITGTSSSTASVAGTVGSAVCASVAGTSILQLQQQQQSPLQPQQQQQQAQQQSPSSQLTKGGPVRLNGIKGYQNRTNHIIYCPPLLRSKDDCTAVVYFGGDVQDIPEKMETNRDNKNYIKWNLENTALLLRDSFPRAHIIVVRPMRMEYSTFSCFDNFVRGNNAGIPDHTPMHYSLQHLEELLNNLTKKLTKPVLEQDLLHKLIAATNSTLCGTNHEGSQDMEVDAHQSDLQNNAVAAAAATGTSASASSSLLSSNSASSADINELLWWRENLNLDKANLALMGFSKGCVVLNQFIYEFHYYKTLTPDDSTMMRLVSRIKDMYWLDGGHGGGKNTWITSRSLLETLCRLGISVHVHVTPYQIQDDHRPWIRKEEKAFTDLLKRLGAPFDRHLYPSEANSTNLFTHFEVLNRFRQYQINVFAQQHLQQQQQQQLTATNLSTTSSEDSVQQDPQAQAMLGQDEGVGQTSEPVEMIIGNDTDIEEEKIVDDDEEENGPK